A genomic region of Peptoniphilus sp. ING2-D1G contains the following coding sequences:
- a CDS encoding family 18 glycosyl hydrolase (Glycosyl hydrolases family 18; High confidence in function and specificity) — MKKIFFLLLIAICGAGIYGLFFLSNRSSGETSDKYREFSFISEGEDIEKTEFKRNEGMYFLSLDYIKEYLDEDAYYDENEKTVVLVNDAGTKRIKIDSTKYDLNGQEMELRQPATEKDGKIFLPIEAFIYDYPVSLRFVNDKNLLLLDFENIEYAKGISTGNGLNMREEDSIKSPIVSILKDEEEVYVYGEIGDFYKVRQINGYMGYIQKDLLEVNFPENRFEIEKNEKKEAMKPLNLTWDYTYGVQSDESVENIKNIPGLDVICPTWFSISDTEGSVTDRGNYSYVRAYENLGIDVWGYLDNSFDSEITHEVLGSSSKRAKVINKTFNLVKKYNLSGINVDFEQINIEDRDLITQFVRELAGVFKTEKLIVSVDVTPQISGNVENEPYDRKKLSEICDYVMVMAYDQHWASSEKAGSVAEYTWVEGNINNLFRSIPKEKFILCVPFYSRLWEESGDSLSSSAISMGRVREIINSKGLTPAWDDEIKQNYVEYSENGKKYKMWIENSSSVEWKAKLINKYNLRGIASWQKGFETSDVWNIISDILKDNIHNQ; from the coding sequence ATGAAAAAAATATTTTTTTTACTATTAATAGCAATATGCGGAGCGGGAATTTATGGATTGTTTTTTTTAAGCAACAGAAGTTCTGGAGAAACATCGGATAAATACAGAGAATTTAGTTTTATATCTGAAGGGGAAGACATAGAAAAAACTGAATTTAAAAGAAATGAAGGAATGTATTTTTTATCACTTGATTACATAAAAGAGTATTTAGACGAAGATGCATATTATGATGAAAATGAAAAAACCGTGGTATTGGTAAACGATGCGGGAACAAAAAGAATTAAAATTGACTCGACAAAGTATGATCTAAACGGACAAGAAATGGAGCTTAGACAACCTGCAACAGAAAAAGACGGAAAAATATTTTTGCCCATAGAGGCTTTTATCTATGACTATCCTGTTAGTTTAAGATTTGTAAATGATAAAAATTTATTGCTTCTTGATTTTGAAAATATTGAATACGCAAAGGGAATTTCCACTGGAAACGGCTTGAACATGCGTGAAGAAGACAGTATTAAATCGCCTATAGTTTCCATCCTTAAGGATGAGGAAGAAGTGTATGTTTACGGAGAAATAGGAGATTTTTACAAAGTTAGGCAAATAAATGGGTACATGGGTTACATACAAAAGGATTTATTGGAAGTAAATTTTCCTGAGAACAGATTTGAAATTGAAAAAAATGAAAAAAAAGAGGCTATGAAGCCTCTTAATTTAACTTGGGACTACACATACGGGGTTCAAAGCGATGAATCCGTAGAAAATATAAAAAACATTCCCGGACTTGATGTAATTTGTCCAACTTGGTTTTCAATTTCAGATACCGAAGGAAGTGTCACCGATAGAGGAAATTATTCCTACGTAAGAGCATATGAAAATTTGGGAATAGATGTGTGGGGATACCTCGATAACTCTTTTGATTCAGAAATAACCCATGAAGTTTTAGGTAGCAGTTCTAAAAGAGCAAAGGTCATAAATAAAACCTTTAATCTTGTGAAAAAATATAATTTAAGCGGAATAAATGTAGATTTTGAACAAATAAATATCGAAGATAGAGATTTAATAACTCAATTTGTAAGAGAACTTGCCGGAGTATTTAAAACTGAAAAATTGATCGTAAGCGTGGATGTTACACCACAGATATCAGGAAATGTAGAAAATGAACCCTATGATAGAAAAAAACTATCTGAAATATGTGACTATGTAATGGTAATGGCCTATGATCAGCACTGGGCTTCATCGGAAAAAGCGGGTTCCGTAGCGGAATATACTTGGGTGGAAGGAAATATTAACAATTTGTTCAGATCAATACCCAAGGAGAAATTTATTCTTTGTGTTCCTTTTTATTCCAGACTTTGGGAAGAATCAGGGGACAGTTTAAGTTCCAGCGCAATATCCATGGGAAGAGTAAGGGAGATTATAAACAGCAAGGGACTAACCCCTGCATGGGATGATGAAATCAAGCAAAATTATGTGGAATATAGCGAAAATGGCAAAAAATATAAAATGTGGATTGAAAATTCAAGTAGTGTTGAATGGAAAGCTAAGCTGATAAATAAATACAATCTAAGAGGAATAGCAAGCTGGCAAAAGGGTTTTGAAACCAGTG
- a CDS encoding ribosomal protein L19 (This protein is located at the 30S-50S ribosomal subunit interface and may play a role in the structure and function of the aminoacyl-tRNA binding site; High confidence in function and specificity), whose amino-acid sequence MDIIRAIEEEQINKDIPEIRVGDTVQVHYRIIEGARERIQVYEGTVIKIQGKSSRKTFTVRRLSYGVGVERTFLLYSPRIANLVVTRKGKVRRSKLYYLRDRQGKAAKVKEKKTYR is encoded by the coding sequence ATGGACATAATAAGAGCTATTGAAGAAGAACAAATAAATAAAGATATACCGGAAATTAGAGTTGGAGACACAGTACAGGTACATTATAGAATAATTGAAGGCGCAAGAGAAAGAATTCAAGTATATGAAGGAACGGTCATTAAAATCCAAGGAAAAAGTTCAAGAAAAACTTTTACAGTTAGAAGACTTTCCTATGGAGTGGGAGTGGAAAGAACATTTTTATTATATTCTCCCAGAATTGCGAACCTTGTAGTTACCAGAAAAGGTAAAGTGAGAAGATCAAAATTATACTATCTCAGAGACAGACAAGGTAAGGCTGCTAAAGTTAAAGAAAAGAAAACCTATAGATAA
- the trmD gene encoding tRNA (guanine-N(1)-)-methyltransferase (Specifically methylates guanosine-37 in various tRNAs; High confidence in function and specificity) yields the protein MKFDILTIFPEFFDVLNNYSIVGRAIKEEIIRINTVNIRDFSEDKHNKVDDYPYGGGPGMLMQAEPIYKAIDYVKAEDAKIIYLSTHGKPLNQKKLIELSELDHIVLLNGHYEGIDYRITENYIDEEISIGDYVLTGSEVASLVVIDGITRLLPGVLSTNESFEEESFYNKKLEYPQYTRPQIFNGHEVPEVLLSGNHKNIEEYRNYMALKITYEKRPDLIKFEELNEKEKETLIDIKRGEVKKWT from the coding sequence TTGAAGTTTGATATTTTGACTATATTTCCTGAATTTTTTGATGTTTTAAATAATTACAGTATAGTGGGGAGAGCTATAAAGGAAGAAATCATTAGAATAAACACCGTCAATATCAGAGATTTTTCTGAGGATAAGCACAACAAAGTAGATGATTATCCCTATGGGGGAGGTCCGGGTATGCTCATGCAAGCGGAACCCATCTATAAGGCCATTGATTATGTTAAAGCTGAAGATGCTAAAATCATATATTTATCAACTCACGGGAAGCCTTTAAATCAAAAGAAGCTAATAGAGTTGTCAGAACTTGATCATATAGTTTTGCTTAATGGTCACTATGAGGGTATAGACTATAGAATAACAGAAAATTACATTGACGAAGAAATATCTATAGGAGATTATGTGCTCACAGGATCTGAAGTGGCTTCATTAGTGGTAATTGATGGGATTACAAGACTTCTCCCCGGTGTATTGAGCACTAACGAGTCCTTTGAAGAAGAGTCTTTCTACAATAAAAAGTTGGAGTACCCTCAATACACAAGACCTCAAATATTTAACGGACATGAAGTTCCGGAAGTTCTATTGAGCGGTAATCATAAAAATATCGAAGAATATAGAAATTACATGGCTTTAAAAATAACCTATGAAAAAAGACCGGATTTAATTAAATTTGAAGAATTAAATGAAAAAGAAAAAGAAACCTTGATTGATATAAAAAGAGGGGAGGTAAAAAAATGGACATAA
- a CDS encoding 16S rRNA processing protein RimM (16S rRNA-processing protein RimM; Provisional; High confidence in function and specificity) encodes MKKLSDFSIIGKIINTRGIKGELKVQPVNEDLARFYELESVFVGENLEEFEILKISDNNKFIFMSFRDYENINDVLHLKGENIYVHDTRRVELKENQFFVDDIIGSKVVNTENIVLGIIIDIIENPANDVYVLEDEKRVRSFIPAVKAFIKKVDTENKVIVIDPIEGMIN; translated from the coding sequence TTGAAGAAATTAAGTGATTTTTCAATAATCGGCAAGATAATAAACACCAGAGGAATAAAGGGAGAACTCAAAGTTCAACCTGTTAATGAAGATTTAGCAAGATTTTATGAACTTGAAAGTGTTTTTGTCGGTGAAAATTTAGAAGAATTTGAAATACTTAAAATATCTGACAATAATAAATTTATTTTTATGAGTTTTAGAGATTATGAAAATATTAATGACGTTTTGCATTTGAAGGGTGAGAACATTTACGTTCATGATACAAGGCGTGTTGAACTCAAAGAAAATCAGTTTTTTGTAGATGATATAATTGGTTCAAAAGTTGTAAATACTGAAAATATAGTTTTGGGTATCATAATTGATATTATTGAGAATCCGGCAAATGATGTCTATGTTCTTGAAGATGAAAAGAGGGTACGGTCTTTTATACCCGCCGTAAAAGCTTTCATTAAAAAAGTTGATACGGAAAATAAAGTGATTGTGATTGATCCGATAGAAGGAATGATAAATTGA
- a CDS encoding Hypothetical protein (Family membership) yields the protein MVELVEYIAKNLVENPQKVEITSVKEKDELRITLRVEQNDMGKVIGKQGKIAKAIRSILKAVSLKENIKVNLEIEEIK from the coding sequence ATGGTTGAATTAGTAGAATATATAGCCAAAAATTTAGTAGAAAACCCTCAAAAAGTAGAAATCACCTCTGTTAAAGAGAAAGATGAGTTGAGAATAACTCTTAGAGTCGAGCAAAATGATATGGGAAAAGTTATTGGTAAACAAGGCAAGATTGCCAAAGCTATTCGATCTATTCTAAAGGCTGTTTCTCTTAAAGAAAATATAAAGGTAAATTTGGAAATTGAAGAAATTAAGTGA
- a CDS encoding 30S ribosomal protein S16 (Ribosomal protein S16 is one of the proteins from the small ribosomal subunit; Hypothetical protein): MAVKIRLRRMGAKKKPFYRIVVADSRSPRDGKFIEEIGYYDPLTEPKKVVVDAEKVNIWIKNGAKPTDTVDRLFKANKVYDVKAEKAEEINEESVAEETQEIN; encoded by the coding sequence ATGGCAGTTAAAATCAGATTAAGAAGAATGGGAGCTAAAAAGAAACCCTTTTATAGAATAGTAGTGGCTGATTCACGTAGTCCAAGAGATGGAAAATTCATTGAGGAAATTGGATATTATGATCCTTTAACTGAACCGAAGAAAGTTGTTGTTGACGCTGAAAAAGTCAATATTTGGATAAAGAACGGTGCAAAGCCCACTGACACAGTGGATAGACTATTTAAAGCAAACAAAGTATATGATGTCAAGGCTGAAAAAGCTGAAGAAATAAACGAAGAGTCCGTTGCAGAAGAAACGCAAGAAATTAATTGA